The genomic window CAGTACCAGGAGGATATCGAATCAATTTCCTGCACAACCGTTGACAGGTATTTCGAGCTATTACAAGCGGTATTACAATTGAGGCTTGATCAAGAGAACCTTGCCAATAATGATACATTGTTAAAGATCACTAAAAGCAGATACGATATTGGGACAATGCAATTAAACGATGTACTGCAGGCAAAATTGAGTTTATTAAATGCACAACGATCCTATACAAATTCCCAATTGACACTTGATGACGTGGAACGGCGTTTTGCACGTTATTTAAATATGGATAGAAATATTTACATTATCCCTACTCCCCCTGATAGTATCGCTTTCTTTAAAGTTGACATCAGGCAGGCACTGGAGAAAGCAGCAATAAATCGTGGATATAATTATGCATTTCGACGACGGGAACTAGAAGCAAAGCAAACTGTAGTCAGGATGAAAGCTCAACGCTCGCCGGCGATTAATGTGAATGCGAACGTTGGGCTCACCCAAACTGGAAGTGCTATTAAGTACGCTTACACAGATCCACTGAGGAACCAATCTTTAAGCATTGGTTTAAGCATTCCAATATTGGACTGGGGCGTCAATGCATCAAATATTAAAATGGCTGAAGCAAATCTTTCGCTGGAGTTGAATAATATAGAACAGGAAAGGACTGCAAACGAGGAGGACATCGTTTACGAAGTTGCGCAATGGGAGAAACAGCAGGAACAAATGATACTGGCAAGCGAGGCAAGATCTATCGCGGAGCAACGTTATCAATTATCAAAAGATAAATACGCATTAGGTAGCATCACCTACACCGAATACAACAATGCTCAACAGGAAAAAGATCGTGCGGAGATTGACTATTTGGGCAATCTTCATGTTTATTGGTCACTTTACTACACTATTAGAAAACTTACACTATTCGATTTTTTACATTTAAAAAACATCGTGGCGCAACAATAACCCCCCTGCGCTTAAGTTCACCACAATCATGGGCTTAAATTGAAAAGCGAAATTCAGGAGAAAAGAAGGGAAGGAAAAGGGTTTTGATGAAAGTCCAAAGCAATATCAGGGAGAGGGCTTGCTGACCATATTCGAATACCGTTAATCGCCGGAGCCTTCAAATTGAGCTGCAAAAATCTGCCCTTCATAGGTACCTTCCCTATTGGGAAAGATCATCCGTAGTACCGTCCTGCCACCTTCCTTGGCTTCAATGAATTCCACTGAGAGGTCCCCCTCAATAACACCGGTGTATTTAACGCCTGTCCGGAAACTTTTTCCTTCCCTGATAAACGTAACCGCGTCACTAAAAATGCCATGGGCAATCTTCGTATCGAGCGGAAAGCACATCTGCAGGTCCGGGTGATTAAAAGATTCTTCCAGCCCATGTGTGTGGAAGTTGATATGATTGGGAAACATCTCGTCATTAGGAACAAAATGGACATACCATCCGTATTCTCGTAATATTTCCTGTTGCCAGTTTTCCTGTTTCGTAAGGGCGTCATCAAAAAACGGGATACTCATACCACGTTATGTATTATATGCCAAAGATAGCAAGGCTTGTTAGGAACGCACGTAATTAATATTTCATCTATCTTAGCGATGGGTTAACAAACAATGAAATACTCCGGCCGCCTTGTCAAGGGCGGCTTTTTTGTATCCAGAAAGCAGATTATGAAGCCGGTAGTTTATTCAGCTGCAAGGTCGCGCTATTTGTTACTCTCAAAGCGACCAAAGTGGCGTTAGCGCTTACTTTCACCGCATGTATCTTTTGTAGAGGGCTGAAGGATAATTTATTACCTATCATAAAAGTAGTAGTAAAAGAGCATGCTACCGTCAATTTTGAGCAACGGGCAATATTTCCCGGAGTAAAAAATGTGCTATGAAATCAATATTATGGCTGTGGCCCGGGCTGCTGGTGTTCAGTATCGCCTTTGCCGTTATGCTTTCCTGTCAAAAAACAGATCAGAAAAGGGACGCTCAGAAAGAGCAGATTACACAAAGCCTCGCAATAGCAATGCCGGCCCCTCCTTCAGGGCACGGATGGGTGCCAGAAGGCTCAAAGATTGAAAGAGCTGGCAATGTGCTGGCGATTGCCGTTTTTACTATCGGTTTGGCGG from Chitinophaga parva includes these protein-coding regions:
- a CDS encoding TolC family protein, producing the protein MHLEEAIQQATSKSLDYNKAHYIVQSAYWNFKSYQAGFLPKLNLSGALPNYYRTITMITLPDGKYEFVGQNVASSQLGINLTQQLGLTGGQISLSSSLQRIDNFGAYSSKAYTSAPFSFSYYQNNLFYNEYKWQRRIQPVTYQEAKHQYQEDIESISCTTVDRYFELLQAVLQLRLDQENLANNDTLLKITKSRYDIGTMQLNDVLQAKLSLLNAQRSYTNSQLTLDDVERRFARYLNMDRNIYIIPTPPDSIAFFKVDIRQALEKAAINRGYNYAFRRRELEAKQTVVRMKAQRSPAINVNANVGLTQTGSAIKYAYTDPLRNQSLSIGLSIPILDWGVNASNIKMAEANLSLELNNIEQERTANEEDIVYEVAQWEKQQEQMILASEARSIAEQRYQLSKDKYALGSITYTEYNNAQQEKDRAEIDYLGNLHVYWSLYYTIRKLTLFDFLHLKNIVAQQ
- a CDS encoding DUF4262 domain-containing protein translates to MSIPFFDDALTKQENWQQEILREYGWYVHFVPNDEMFPNHINFHTHGLEESFNHPDLQMCFPLDTKIAHGIFSDAVTFIREGKSFRTGVKYTGVIEGDLSVEFIEAKEGGRTVLRMIFPNREGTYEGQIFAAQFEGSGD